TCGACCGCCCCGCCTGGGACCTGGCACCGCTGATCATCGCCAGCTCCGCGCTGCTCGGCTTCGCGGTCATCCCGTTCGGCAACAACCTGCAGCTGGCCGACCCCGAGACGGGGCTGGCCTTCGTGTTCGCGGTCGCGTCGATCGCGTCGGCGGGCCTGCTGATGGCCGGCTACGCGTCGAACAACAAGTTCTCGTTCCTCGGCGGGCTGCGCGCGGTCGCGCAGAACCTCGCCTACGAGATCCCGCTGGTACTGACGGGCGCGTCGGTGGTCATCTTCGCCGGCTCGCTGCAGATGTCGACCATCGTCGAGATGCAGCGCCAGACGCTCGTCACCCTCGGCGGGATCCCGATCCCGTCGTGGTACGCCTTCGTCAACCCCTTCGCGTTCGTCCTCTTCCTGATCGCGAACCTGGCGGAGGTCGGGCGCAACCCGTTCGACATCCCGGAGGCGCCGACGGAGATCGTCGCCGGCTACCAGACGGAGTACTCGTCGGTGTACTTCGTGCTCATCTACCTCGGCGAGTTCATCCACATCTTCCTCGGCGGCGCGATCATCGCGACGATCTTCCTCGGCGGCGCCTCGGGGCCGGTGCTCCCGGGCGTCGTCTGGTTCTTCGTCAAGATGGTCTCCGTCTACCTGTTCACGCAGTGGGCGCGCTCTGCGGTCCCCCGGCTGCGTATCGACCAGCTGATCCAGGTCGGCTGGAAGGGCATGCTCGTCCTTTCCTTTGCCAACCTGGTCCTGACCGCCGTCATCGTCGGGGTGGTCAACGCGTGACCCCGACACCGACGGCGCGCGGAGGTGACTCCCAATGATAGGCATCCTCAAGTCGATGGCAACGACGATGAAACACGCGCTCGACGGCGAGACGTTCACCGTCGAGTATCCCGAGACCCCGCCGGAAGTGAGTCCGCGCTTCCGCGGCGTCCACAAGTTCAGCCAGGAGCGCTGCATCTGGTGTCGCCAGTGCGAGAACGTCTGCCCGAACGACACCATCCAGATCGTCACCGACGACCAGCGCAACGGCGAGCAGTACAACCTCCACATCGGCCAGTGCATCTACTGCCGCCTGTGCGAGGAGGTCTGCCCCGTCGACGCCATCCTGCTCACGCAGAACTTCGAGTGGACCGCCGACACCAAAGACGAGTTCGTCCTCGACAAGGAACAGCTCAAGAACGTTCCCTGGTACAAGGACATCGACCCGCTCGAATCCCGTGAGCCTGACCGGGGCGGCTGGATCGGCGAAGGCGACGGCGAAGTGGACTATCAGTAAGCGGCTGTCCGTTTCTACTGTCCGCGCGAACGGAGCGAGCGCGGTTCCCCGGACGCGAGCGAGCGAAGCGAGCGAGTCGTCCGGATTTTTCGCCCACGTTTTTCGAGTCGAGCGGGACCGGAGGTCCCGCTGACCGTGCGAGTGGGCGCCGAGCGCCCACGAGCAGAGAGCGGTTCCCGCAGGGAGCGTAGCGACCGAGGAAACCCGACGAGAAAAAGGTGGTGGCCGTCGACCCGCTCGAATCCCGTGAGCCGGACCGGGGCGGCTGGATCGGCGAAGGCGACGGCGAAGTCGACTACCAGTAGCCCGCCACTCGTTTTCTGTCCGCGCGAACGGAGCGAG
The window above is part of the Halosimplex rubrum genome. Proteins encoded here:
- a CDS encoding complex I subunit 1/NuoH family protein, which codes for MQSATPFPKIIADLLGLDTNETWVIVVTSIAAAGVIATVLLSMTAVLGIWGKRKITAAFTDRIAVNRHGPYGLLIIPADAVRLLSKELIVPEGVDRPAWDLAPLIIASSALLGFAVIPFGNNLQLADPETGLAFVFAVASIASAGLLMAGYASNNKFSFLGGLRAVAQNLAYEIPLVLTGASVVIFAGSLQMSTIVEMQRQTLVTLGGIPIPSWYAFVNPFAFVLFLIANLAEVGRNPFDIPEAPTEIVAGYQTEYSSVYFVLIYLGEFIHIFLGGAIIATIFLGGASGPVLPGVVWFFVKMVSVYLFTQWARSAVPRLRIDQLIQVGWKGMLVLSFANLVLTAVIVGVVNA
- a CDS encoding NuoI/complex I 23 kDa subunit family protein; translated protein: MIGILKSMATTMKHALDGETFTVEYPETPPEVSPRFRGVHKFSQERCIWCRQCENVCPNDTIQIVTDDQRNGEQYNLHIGQCIYCRLCEEVCPVDAILLTQNFEWTADTKDEFVLDKEQLKNVPWYKDIDPLESREPDRGGWIGEGDGEVDYQ